The proteins below come from a single Thalassomonas actiniarum genomic window:
- a CDS encoding FGGY-family carbohydrate kinase, producing MTDNTSHQPAISIPEQEKLILTLDNGTQSIRALLFDLKGNLVAKSRIELQAYFSRNPGWAEQEPDYFWQMLGKACQALWQQQDVIEQNLREKVVAVTVTTQRGTVINLDKNGQPLRPAILWLDQRLAEIKEQMPWYWRLIFSCIRQTQVIDYFRRKAQANWLAQNQPEIWQNTDKFLLLSGYLTYRLTGNFKDSVGSIVAYLPFDYKKQRWASGSDWKWHALPVKESMLSELVKPGEILGEITEQAAEFTGIKVGTKLIASASDKACEVLGSGCISPETASLSYGTTATINTNNARYVEPQPFIPPYTSAIPKQYNSEVMIYRGFWMVNWFKQEFGLREMERAKELGVSPESLFDELVGQVPPGSMGLMLQPYWSPGLKNLEAKGAIIGFGDVHTRAHIYRSILEGLAYALREGKETLEKRQGKKITRLMVSGGGSQSDAAMQLTADIFNLPACRPHTYETSGLGAAINAAVGCGYFSDYQQAIAAMTRIEQTFTPNKQDVALYNKLYRQVYRKMYRQLKTIYQQIKKITGYPE from the coding sequence ATGACAGATAACACTTCTCATCAGCCAGCAATCAGTATTCCCGAGCAGGAAAAACTCATCTTAACCCTGGATAACGGCACCCAGAGTATCCGGGCCTTGCTGTTTGATCTTAAAGGTAACCTGGTGGCAAAAAGCCGGATTGAACTTCAAGCCTATTTTTCCAGAAACCCCGGATGGGCGGAGCAGGAGCCGGACTATTTCTGGCAAATGCTGGGCAAAGCCTGCCAGGCCCTTTGGCAGCAGCAAGATGTTATTGAGCAAAACCTGCGGGAAAAAGTAGTTGCGGTGACGGTCACTACCCAGCGGGGAACCGTGATCAATCTCGATAAAAATGGCCAGCCGCTGCGGCCCGCGATTTTGTGGCTGGATCAGCGCCTGGCAGAGATTAAAGAGCAGATGCCCTGGTACTGGCGTCTGATTTTTTCCTGTATCCGACAGACCCAGGTGATCGATTATTTCCGCCGCAAAGCCCAGGCCAACTGGCTGGCGCAAAACCAGCCGGAGATCTGGCAAAATACCGATAAGTTTTTATTACTGTCCGGCTATCTCACTTATCGCCTGACCGGAAATTTTAAAGACTCGGTTGGCAGCATCGTCGCTTATTTGCCTTTTGATTATAAAAAGCAGCGCTGGGCCAGCGGGAGCGACTGGAAATGGCATGCGCTGCCGGTGAAAGAGAGCATGTTATCTGAGCTGGTCAAACCGGGGGAAATATTAGGGGAAATTACCGAACAGGCCGCTGAATTTACCGGTATAAAAGTTGGTACTAAACTTATCGCCTCCGCTTCGGACAAAGCCTGCGAAGTACTGGGATCAGGCTGTATTTCCCCGGAAACCGCCAGTTTAAGCTATGGCACCACCGCCACCATCAATACCAATAACGCCCGCTATGTTGAGCCCCAGCCTTTTATTCCCCCTTACACTTCGGCGATCCCAAAGCAATATAACAGCGAAGTGATGATCTACCGCGGTTTCTGGATGGTGAACTGGTTTAAGCAGGAATTTGGCCTCAGGGAAATGGAGCGGGCAAAAGAGCTTGGCGTCAGTCCGGAAAGTTTATTTGATGAGCTGGTGGGCCAGGTACCGCCGGGATCTATGGGCTTGATGTTGCAGCCCTACTGGTCGCCGGGCCTTAAAAACCTCGAAGCCAAAGGCGCCATTATCGGCTTTGGCGACGTCCATACCCGGGCCCACATTTACCGCTCTATCCTCGAAGGCCTGGCTTATGCGTTAAGGGAAGGCAAGGAAACCCTGGAAAAGCGCCAGGGTAAAAAAATCACCCGCTTGATGGTCTCCGGCGGCGGCTCGCAATCGGACGCCGCGATGCAGCTTACGGCTGATATTTTTAACCTGCCCGCCTGCCGCCCCCATACCTATGAAACATCGGGATTGGGCGCCGCCATCAATGCCGCCGTCGGTTGTGGTTATTTTAGCGATTACCAACAGGCGATAGCCGCGATGACCCGCATAGAGCAAACCTTTACCCCAAACAAGCAAGATGTGGCTTTATATAACAAGTTATACCGTCAGGTTTACCGGAAAATGTACCGGCAATTAAAAACTATTTATCAACAAATTAAGAAAATAACCGGCTATCCCGAATAA
- a CDS encoding alpha/beta hydrolase family protein, with protein MRTLFFLIILLMNPAYLYAQSQQLPLEAYGKLANKSMMVISPNAQRMAYRDTSNNRDLMIVIDLKTKSLLTAIDASKVNPDNVYFIDNERLIFVVSDNKHLWGYSGRHDISMAFAYNLTSNEMHQLLIPGYGIHDGQTQLGKVIGISADKKYAYMPAYKSVGSYNLYKVNLERKKKPRLYRRGTADTIDFFLNENNEVIARERYNNKKDLHRVEALINDKWKEIFREETAYPTKTFSGVTPDRKSLVMISQDKEHGRWAYYTMSLADGKISGPIFSHKDKDVEHVLTDIKRVVHGVQYSGFTPSYEFFDETLNARMRGLKKVLPNNTFKITDHTPDWQSMVFYMDGELSSGDYVLYQNGALGKLAAARPEIPGQAVHPVTEYQFKARDGLTIPTLITSPLGTTAKSLPAIMLPHGGPESYDKLGFDWMTQYFASQGYLVIQPQFRGSKGFGPDHLLSGRGEWGRKMQDDLTDAVNHLADKGLIDKNRVCIVGASYGGYAALAGATFTPDLYKCVVAINGVSDVERMLRTEKRNYGKNHWVVSYWQDVISKGNVEEDHLEKISPINHIEKVKAPVLLIHGELDQTVPVTQSEDMFDELDAADKNVTFIELEEGDHNLSKGKNRLKALKAIDKFIKQHI; from the coding sequence ATGCGCACCCTTTTTTTTCTCATCATATTATTGATGAATCCTGCTTACCTCTATGCTCAATCACAACAACTACCACTGGAAGCATATGGCAAACTAGCCAATAAAAGTATGATGGTTATCTCTCCAAATGCTCAGCGAATGGCCTATAGAGATACCTCCAATAACCGAGACCTGATGATCGTCATCGATTTGAAAACGAAGTCACTATTGACGGCAATTGATGCATCTAAGGTTAATCCTGACAATGTTTACTTCATTGATAATGAAAGACTTATCTTTGTAGTTTCGGATAATAAACACCTTTGGGGGTATAGTGGACGACATGATATCAGTATGGCTTTTGCCTATAACTTAACATCAAATGAAATGCACCAACTGTTGATCCCTGGTTATGGTATACATGATGGCCAGACCCAATTGGGGAAGGTGATCGGCATTTCCGCTGATAAAAAATACGCCTATATGCCGGCTTATAAAAGTGTTGGCTCATATAACTTGTATAAAGTTAATTTAGAGCGTAAAAAAAAACCTAGGTTATACAGGCGCGGAACTGCTGACACGATAGACTTTTTCTTAAATGAAAATAATGAAGTCATTGCCCGTGAACGCTATAACAATAAGAAAGATTTGCACAGGGTTGAGGCCCTGATTAACGATAAGTGGAAAGAAATATTTCGGGAAGAAACCGCTTATCCGACAAAAACATTCAGTGGCGTAACACCTGATCGCAAAAGTTTAGTCATGATAAGTCAAGACAAAGAGCATGGCCGATGGGCTTATTACACTATGTCTCTGGCTGATGGTAAAATTTCAGGGCCAATATTTAGTCACAAAGACAAAGATGTTGAACATGTGTTGACAGATATTAAACGCGTTGTCCATGGCGTACAATATTCTGGTTTTACACCGAGTTATGAGTTTTTTGACGAAACTTTGAATGCTCGTATGCGTGGTCTTAAAAAAGTCTTACCAAACAATACTTTTAAAATAACTGACCACACACCTGACTGGCAAAGCATGGTGTTTTATATGGATGGCGAACTCAGTTCCGGTGATTATGTGTTATATCAAAACGGAGCTCTGGGGAAGTTAGCGGCGGCACGCCCAGAGATCCCGGGACAAGCTGTTCATCCGGTAACAGAGTATCAATTTAAAGCAAGAGATGGCTTAACGATACCAACACTGATCACCAGCCCCTTAGGCACAACGGCTAAAAGTCTTCCCGCTATTATGCTACCCCATGGCGGACCTGAGTCTTACGATAAACTCGGCTTTGACTGGATGACACAGTACTTTGCAAGTCAAGGTTATTTGGTCATTCAACCACAATTTAGGGGGTCTAAGGGCTTTGGTCCAGATCACTTGTTAAGTGGCAGGGGAGAATGGGGCCGTAAAATGCAAGATGACTTAACGGATGCCGTAAATCACCTGGCGGATAAAGGGTTGATAGATAAAAATCGCGTTTGTATCGTTGGCGCCAGTTATGGTGGCTATGCTGCATTAGCAGGAGCCACATTTACTCCCGATTTATATAAATGTGTCGTTGCTATTAATGGCGTGTCTGATGTGGAACGGATGTTAAGAACCGAAAAGCGCAATTATGGCAAAAACCATTGGGTGGTATCCTATTGGCAAGATGTAATATCAAAAGGAAATGTCGAAGAAGATCACTTGGAAAAGATATCTCCGATCAATCATATTGAAAAAGTCAAAGCACCTGTATTATTAATTCATGGTGAATTGGATCAAACGGTACCAGTAACACAATCTGAAGATATGTTTGATGAACTCGATGCCGCTGACAAAAATGTGACTTTTATAGAGCTGGAAGAGGGGGATCATAATTTGAGCAAAGGAAAGAACCGGCTCAAGGCATTAAAAGCTATCGATAAATTTATCAAACAACACATTTGA
- a CDS encoding alkaline phosphatase D family protein, whose product MVYNRRKFIKTLVISAGAVVSSSLVGCGGSSSANKSETDPAPVTPSILDGSEYFPQSVVSGDPRPDSVILWTRIDTGTEADIPLMLQVATDEAFNTLVVEENFDALASSDHCLKIRVTELKPGQHYYYRFIYQSGSSNYASRTGRTKTAPAIDADTNVKFAYVSCQDYIGRYYNNYLSILDNDDLDFIIHLGDYIYETTGDALFQNTGSERSITFTDQEGVLTVGVGESATQAANSLDNYRQLYKTYRTDELLQKVHERFPMIAIWDDHEFSDDSWGDHATYLDGAADEQQTQRRKNSEIAYFEYMPIDHQQPHLADDLPAGLLGIDDSHLYPNTRIYRDFHFGKHLHLAMTDFRTNRPDHIIPEDAFPGGVEMDQASLSSFLLASGMPQAMVDGVVAQMSPYVDIDDAAYAPYKAAFVEVFTGLYMQELMARIDITQADALAQGQQRAVTVVQGKLATSYLNQVLAGAQESLPAEHAIQQLPALPETGVEQGIAFYTLGKTSLFNYLGSRYFVIKDTYDIYAGYKENIAQLQGTSVQGGFDDAQTDWLRQTFATSSSTWKMLGSSVSFTPLIFDLSASRADSGTLIEGVLDSDIVPAALKQRFYLEADQWDGFPQYKSTFVEDVLSQFGVISLGGDVHSCYVTEHKASSVTGNKSFNFTTSSVSSGTFGSFLEYGMNQVLAQTGEVSPALSSLPVYFDTLAESATKRDDISDDLVFSRMWEHGVAIVEVSADEMLVSFHNVNSKLKNAGIVERSYYNNPEDFLALVHQHKFRVANGELEEL is encoded by the coding sequence ATGGTTTATAACCGTCGAAAATTTATCAAAACCCTGGTGATCAGCGCCGGTGCTGTGGTCAGTTCAAGCCTGGTGGGCTGTGGCGGCTCAAGCAGTGCCAATAAATCTGAAACCGATCCCGCCCCGGTTACGCCAAGCATCCTAGATGGCAGCGAGTACTTTCCGCAATCTGTGGTATCCGGCGATCCCAGACCTGACTCTGTGATTTTATGGACCCGGATAGATACAGGCACTGAAGCAGACATCCCCTTAATGCTGCAGGTAGCCACAGATGAAGCCTTCAACACTTTGGTGGTAGAAGAAAACTTCGACGCCCTGGCAAGCTCAGATCACTGTCTGAAAATTCGTGTTACCGAGCTTAAACCCGGCCAGCATTATTACTACCGCTTTATCTACCAAAGCGGCAGCAGCAACTACGCCAGCCGCACCGGCAGAACTAAAACCGCACCGGCAATAGACGCCGATACTAATGTTAAGTTTGCCTATGTGTCCTGTCAGGATTATATCGGCCGTTATTACAACAATTATTTATCGATTCTGGATAACGATGATCTCGATTTTATCATCCATCTTGGCGATTATATTTATGAGACCACAGGCGATGCCCTGTTCCAGAATACCGGTAGCGAGCGCAGCATTACCTTTACCGATCAGGAAGGTGTCTTAACCGTCGGCGTGGGGGAAAGCGCGACCCAGGCGGCCAACAGTTTGGATAATTACCGCCAGCTCTATAAAACCTACCGCACCGATGAATTGCTGCAAAAAGTACATGAGCGTTTTCCGATGATCGCCATCTGGGACGATCACGAATTTTCCGATGACAGCTGGGGCGATCACGCCACTTATTTAGACGGCGCCGCTGATGAACAGCAAACCCAGCGCAGGAAAAATTCCGAAATCGCCTATTTTGAATATATGCCGATCGATCATCAGCAGCCGCATCTTGCTGATGACCTGCCGGCCGGTTTGCTTGGTATCGACGACAGCCATTTATACCCTAATACCCGTATTTACCGTGATTTCCATTTCGGCAAACACCTGCACCTGGCGATGACCGACTTTCGCACCAACCGCCCGGATCATATCATTCCCGAAGATGCTTTTCCCGGCGGCGTTGAAATGGATCAGGCCAGCCTGAGCAGTTTTTTACTGGCAAGTGGCATGCCGCAGGCCATGGTGGATGGCGTAGTTGCACAAATGTCTCCTTATGTCGATATCGATGATGCCGCTTACGCTCCCTACAAAGCTGCTTTTGTCGAGGTCTTTACCGGCTTATATATGCAGGAACTCATGGCCAGAATCGATATTACGCAAGCCGATGCCCTGGCCCAGGGACAGCAAAGAGCTGTTACTGTGGTGCAAGGCAAATTGGCCACCAGTTATTTGAACCAGGTATTAGCCGGCGCCCAGGAAAGTCTACCGGCGGAGCATGCCATTCAACAATTACCAGCCCTGCCTGAAACCGGTGTCGAGCAAGGGATAGCGTTTTATACCTTAGGTAAAACCTCGTTATTTAATTACCTCGGCAGCCGTTATTTTGTGATCAAAGACACTTATGATATCTATGCCGGTTACAAAGAAAATATTGCTCAGCTACAGGGAACCTCGGTACAGGGTGGCTTTGATGATGCGCAGACGGACTGGCTCAGGCAAACTTTTGCCACATCAAGTAGCACCTGGAAAATGCTCGGCAGCTCGGTCTCCTTTACGCCGTTAATATTTGATCTATCCGCCAGCCGCGCCGACTCGGGCACCCTGATTGAAGGGGTGCTGGATTCAGATATAGTACCGGCAGCGTTAAAGCAGCGCTTTTACCTGGAAGCAGATCAGTGGGACGGCTTCCCGCAGTATAAATCGACCTTTGTTGAAGATGTGCTCAGTCAGTTTGGCGTGATAAGTTTAGGCGGCGATGTGCACAGCTGTTACGTAACCGAGCACAAAGCCAGCAGTGTGACCGGCAATAAGTCGTTTAACTTTACTACCTCTTCGGTATCGTCCGGTACATTTGGTTCGTTTTTGGAATATGGTATGAACCAGGTGTTGGCGCAAACCGGCGAAGTCAGCCCGGCGCTGTCAAGTTTGCCGGTGTATTTTGACACTTTGGCTGAAAGTGCCACCAAGCGCGATGATATCAGCGACGACCTGGTGTTTTCACGTATGTGGGAGCATGGTGTTGCCATTGTTGAAGTAAGCGCCGATGAGATGCTGGTGAGTTTCCATAATGTTAACAGTAAGTTGAAGAATGCCGGGATTGTTGAGCGCAGCTACTATAACAACCCGGAAGATTTCCTGGCTCTGGTACACCAGCATAAATTCAGGGTGGCCAATGGTGAATTGGAAGAGCTGTAG